The DNA sequence ACTTCATTCCGTACCTTATCATAGTGCTCTTTGAAATTTTCGTTCTGGCGCATCCACTTTTTCAATGATGACTGCACTGGTTCCATTTCGGAAATCCCTCCTTTCCAGTTCAATTCTTCTGAATGAGTTGGTTGAGCACATTGGCAATCTCAGCTTGGTTCTGCTGCTCATCCTTTGGACTTGACGACTGCTGTATATCATCCCCGGAAGCTTTCTTACGGATCCAATCCGGGACTACTTCTTTTTTAACATTGCGTGAATAATAATTTTTCGAGCCGCTTTTCTTTTCCTGTGGCGGATTCATTGCTTTCTTTGCATATTCAATCGCTTCTTTTGCTGTCTTCAACTTGGCACGGGACCAATTGCTCGCAATTTTTTCGAGGTATGCTTTCGGAAGCTTCATATCCTTCTGGAGAAGCGTATAGTGAATCAGTACATTCATAACCGGTGCTTCAAGACCCTGTGCTATCATGATATCACTAATCATGCGCAAATCCTGACGAGAAGCGCTATTTCCGTTCGAAAAATCCTCCAGCAGTTCCCGAGGGGTCATTGTTTCAAATTTATAAAGTAACGTTCCTTTTCTACCTTCAATTTTAGTAGCTTCCTTGGCGGCAGAATTTGCCGGAAGCTGTTCCGGAACAGGTTTCGCCCGTTCTCCCTGCCGTGCATTTTCATCCGCAAGATCAAGGCATGCTTCACTGAATTTCTTTTGGTCAATTTCATTCTCTTCTGTCAAAGCCCAATAAATCGCCTTCTCCAGTTCGATTACATGGAGTCCATGCAAGGATGCCATCTGCGAAATGACACGACGATTGCCTTCACTAAGAATCTTGCTGTACGGAAGCATCTGTTGCTTCAGACTTTGTGCCAGCCAGTTAAAGTCCACAATATCCTTTGAAGTACGCGGTCCTCTCTCAACCTTTTCCTGCTTGCTTCCATTGACTGGAGTATAGCCGGAAATCTTCTTCCCAAACACTTCATCGAATGTCGCCGTCACTTCTGTATCCTGCTCCGTCCGCTGGCGTTTCGGCATGACAAGTGTTTCAAGATGGCTGAACTTATGCTCACCAAGCTGTTGGAGAAGCATTCCAGCAAGTGCTGCTTCTTTGAAAAATGCAGCTGGAGCAAGCGGTGGAAGCAATTCATAATGAAAAATACGTACGCCACTGCTTTCTCCCTCGAATGTTCGGAGAAGGCCAAGCGCTTCCAGCTTCAGACGTGCTTCATATATTTGATCAAGAGGCAAGTTGAGATAATTCATCAGATGGTGATGTGTCTTTGGAGCGGCTGATGGAAAAACAGTTTCATCAAGCAGCGTGCGATAGAGTGCAACTGCTTCAATGCCAGAAAGCGGTTGATACAGATGCGAAAGTGAAAAACTGTAGTTCACCGGTGCTTCTTCGATGATACATACTTGATAACCCTCACCGGGCAGCAGTTTGCCAACAAAATTCATGACCGTACTTCCCCTCCGCTAAAATCAGTCTTCATCCTGTACGTTTCTGTTCTGTTTATTCGAGTTGGCTATTTCCTTCAGTTCGTCGAGGAATACGGATATATCCTTGAACTGTCTGTAAACGGAAGCGAAACGCACATATGCGACTTCATCAATATCGGATAGGCGGTCCATGACAGCTTCCCCGACCATTTGCGACTGGACTTCCGCCTGTCCGCGGCTGCGCAGTTCTTTCTCGACTTCCAACGCTAGACCCTCGATTGCATCAATCGGTACCGGCCTTTTCTCACAAGCCTTAATCAGGCCGCGTACAAGTTTGTCACGGCTGAATGCCTGGCGATTGCCATCTTTCTTCACAACGATGAGCGGCATTTCCTCCACTCGTTCAAAAGTCGTAAACCGGAATCCGCAACGTTCACATTCACGGCGCCGGCGAATTGTCTGTCCCTCTTCAATTGGCCTTGAGTCCAGAACTTTGGTGCTTTTGTGGCCGCAATTGCTACATTTCATCCGATCCAACCCCACGTTCTTAAAATTTGGCCTCCGATTCCTATGTAAAACCGGCAAACCGTCTGTTCTCTATTCTACCACGTTTCGACACCTTCTGAAACAGTGCACAAACAAACAGAAGACTTTGGAAAAATGATTTCAGGAATGACGGATTTCACCAAATCTATTTTAAGTTTTTCAGCCAAAAGAAAAACACGGATACTATACAGCATCCGTGTTTATATTAAAAGAATTACGCGTTCAATTGTTTTGCTACATGTTTAGCAAGGTCAACGACACGAGCTGAATAGCCCCACTCATTGTCATACCATGCAAGTACTTTTACTTTATTGTCTTCCATTACGATTGTAGACAATCCATCAACGATTGCAGAATGTGTTGTTGTTGTGAAATCGATTGAAACGAGTGGCTCTTCAGTGTAACGCACGATGCCTTTCAATTCGCTTTCAGCAACTTTTTTGAATGCTTCGTTTACCTGCTCAGCTGTAACATTTTCTTCTACGTCAACAACAAGGTCAACTAGTGAAACGTCAGGAGTCGGTACGCGCAAAGCAAGACCGTGCAATTTACCATTCAGATGCGGCAATACTAGACCGAGCGCTTTCGCAGCACCAGTAGATGTTGGAATGATGGACTGAGTGCAGCCGCGTGCTCGACGAAGATCCTTATGCGGATTGTCCAAGTTCTTCTGGTCGTTTGTGAATGCATGAACAGTTGTCATAAGACCATTTTTGATTTTGAAGTTGTCATCAAGTACTTTAACAACTGGAGCCAAGCAGTTCGTTGTGCATGAAGCGTTGGAAATGACTGTGTCTCCTGCTTCAAGAGTATCGTCGTTGACACCCATTACGATCGTACGGTCAACATTTTTACCAGGAGCAGTCAAAACGACTTTCTTCGCACCTGCTTCAACGTGCTTCATTGCACCGTCCTGAGAGTTGAATTTGCCTGTTGCTTCGATAACAAGCTCAACACCAAGATCTTTCCAAGGAAGTTTTTCCGGTTCGCGGGAGTTTGTCTGGACGACTTTTTTGCCATCTACTTCAATACCATCTTCAACAGCTTTCACTTCACCGTCAAAGATACCGTGAACACTATCGTACTTGATCAAATGTGCAAGTGTTTCTGCCGGATAGCTTGCATTGATCGCAACAACATCAAATGCATCGTCCTTAATAATCTGGCGGAATACCATTCTTCCAATTCGTCCAAATCCATTAATTGCTACGCGCGTTTTGCTCATTTCTCTTCCTCCTGTATATCGCATCTTTGTGAATATCTGAAATGAGTATAACACATTCCTCTTAAATGTGTCATATTAACTTCCGTGCAAAATTCCCCAGTTCTGCAGGATAAGTTGCAGTTGCTCATATGTCTCATGTTTACTTCCATTATTGTTAATTACAGCATCTGCGAGCTCTGCCTTTTCCTTCACTGGCATTTGTACTCTAATTCGCGATTCAGCTTCCCGCTCCGTATAGCCATCACGCTCCATGAGACGGCGCAGTTGAGTCTCATGATCGGCGTAAACAACGATGATCTTATCAACATATGCTTGCAAGTTGCTTTCAAAAAGCAGCGGAATATCAAGAACAACTGCCTTTTCTCCTCTTTTCACGTAAGCATCTCGGCGGCTTGTCATAAGACGGCGTACTTCTGGATGGACAATGTCATTCAATTGCTTACGCTTCTCTTCATTAGAAAAAACGACCTTGCCGAGACGCTTGCGGTCAAGCGTACCATCTTCAAGCAGCATTTTCTCTCCAAAAACTCGGACAATCTCAGCCAGTGCGGGCTGTCCGGGTTTTACTACTTCACGAGAAAGTTTATCCGCATCAATGACCGGAATGCCAAAGTCATCAAACATCAATGAAACCGTACTTTTACCGCTGGCGATGCTGCCAGTCAGGCCGATTACACAGGTCATGCATTCCACCTCTATTTCTTCTGGCATTTTGGACAAACATGCGTGCCCCTGCCGCCGACTTTTGATTTCTCAATTGGTGTACCACACGTTTTGCACGGTTCATTTTCTTGTCCATATACATACAGTTCTTGTTGAAACATCCCCATATCGCCCTGGCTATTCACATAGGAACGGATTGTCGTTCCACCCATTGCTACAGCTTCTTCAAGCGTTTCAATCGCTTTTTCGCGTATAATGGCAGCTTGTTTCTTTGTAATCTTTCCAGCTCTTCTCAGCGGATGCACACCGGCTTTATGAAGTGTTTCATCAACATAGATGTTCCCAAGTCCTGTCACGATTGTCTGGTCAAGCAGTACTGGCTTGATATAACGATCTGTCCGTTTCAGCTTTTGCCAGAAATAATCCAAAGTGAAATCATCATCAAACGGATCAGGGCCGAGTTTCTTAAGCGGTTCATTTATGAACTCTTCACCTTTTGGCCATAGATGCATTGTTCCAAACTTGCGGACATCGTTATAGCGCAATTCTTCTCCATTTGTGAATTTAAACACGATATGTGTATGCTTCTTCACCGATTCTTCACTTGGGACGACTGTATATTTTCCTTCCATCCGTAAATGGGAGACAAGAATATCATCATCTAACTCAAACAGTAAATACTTACCTTTGCGACCGATATCTCGGACTGTTTGGCCCACAATCTGCTTACGGAACAGTTCCGGGTCACGCGGATGCTTAATAATATTCGGCCAGTCTATCTGTACATCTTCTATCTGTTTGCCGAGAACGAAGCGTTTCAAAGTCTGTCTAATTGTCTCTACTTCCGGCAATTCGGGCATCTTTCATTTCTCCTCTACTTGGCGTCGAACCAGCTGTTGCCGTATGCGGAATCCGCCCGGAGCGGCACAGCGAGTTCCACTGTATGTTCCATCGTTTCCGGTACGATTTTTTTCAAAATCTCGAGTTCTTCCTCTGGTGCTTCAAGAATTAATTCATCATGTACTTGCAACAGCATGCGTGCCTGCAGTTTCTCTTCCTTTAATCTAGCGTGCAGATCAATCATCGCCTGCTTAATAATATCAGCGGCAGATCCTTGAATCGGCGTATTCATCGCTGTCCGCTCCGCGAAGCTGCGCTTATTAAAGTTACGGCTTGTAATATCAGGCAAATAACGACGGCGCTTCATCAATGTCGTCACATAGCCTTTATGCTTCGCTTCCTGGATGCTCTCTGTCATGTAATTCTGCACACCCGGATAACTCGCAAGATATCTATCGATGAATTGCTTTGCCTCTTTTCTCGTAATACCAAGGCTCTGAGAAAGCCCATAATCACTAATTCCATAAACAATTCCGAAGTTGACTGCTTTTGCCTGGCGACGCATATTCGATGTCACTTCGTCTTGGCTAACGTGGAAAACTTCCGCAGCTGTCTGCGTATGGATATCGAGATCGTCCTGGAACGCTTTTATCAATTTCTCATCATTCGCTATATGTGCAAGGACACGCAACTCAATCTGCGAATAGTCCGCCGCAAACATGATCCAGCCTTCTTTAGACGGCACGAAAGCCTCGCGAATCTTACGCCCTTCTTCAAGACGAACCGGGATGTTTTGCAAGTTTGGATCAATTGAGCTGAGTCTTCCTGTCTGTGTCAGTGCCTGATTGAATCTCGTATGAATTTTGCACGTATCCTTATCTACTACTTTCAGCAGACCTTCAATATACGTAGACTGCAATTTGCCAAGTTGGCGATACATGAGCAGCTTCGGGATGATTGGGTGCGCTTGTTCCAATTGTTCAAGGACATCAGCAGCTGTGGAATAGCCCGTCTTTGTTTTCTTGATTACTGGAAGTCCAAGCTTTTCAAATAATATGGGTCCGAGCTGTTTCGGGGAATTGAGATTGAACTCCTCTCCCGCAAGCTCGTACACTTCCTGTTCAAGCTGGCTGATCCGCTCCTTTAAGTCCTCGCCCATTGCCTTAAGGCGGCCTGTATCAACACGAACACCGTCATGTTCCATCTCGCCGAGAATGAGCGCAAGCGGCAGCTCAAGATCCTGCAAGAGATCCAACTGTTCATTCTCTTCCAGTTTCTCTGCGATTTGTGGTTCCAATTTTGCCAATGCGTTCGCTTTTCTAACTAGATGCTCATGAAATATATCAGCTTCAGGAATACGGAGTTTCGCACCCTTCCCATATACCTCTTCATCAGTACGTACATCTTTGATTCCGAAGCGGTGTGCGATGACCGGAATATCGATATGGTTTTCCGCTGGATCAAGTACATAAGCTGCAAGCAGCATGTCAAACTCAATCCCTTGCAAATCAATGCCATGATTAAGCAAGGCCACTTTCGTTTTCTTTGCATCAAAAACAATTTTCTTCTTGTCCGGATTTTCCGCCCATTGCTTAAAACCGTCAGAAGATAATGCACTATCTGCAGGCAGCATATAAGCGCCCTTTTCATCTGCAACGGCGATCCCCTGTATCGGTTCTTTATGATAGTTGTCTCCAAGCAGCTCAACAATCAACGCTGAACGGTCACTGAACAATCCTGTTTCTATTTCTGTCATTGTCTTAAATTCAATGTCTGCTAGCTCTTCAAGTTCTTCTGGTTCCAGCTCATCTGCCCCTTGAACCTTATTTAAGAGCGAGTTAAAACCGAGATCCTTGAATGCTTCTGCAAGCTTCTTCGGATCATAGCCTTGATATACCGCATCTTCAAGTCCAATTTCAATTGGAGAATCCCGTTTGATCGTAACAAGCTCCCGGCTCATGAATGCATCTTCTTTATGATTCTCAAGGTTTTCTTTCAGCTTCTTACCACTTACCTCGTCAAGCGATTCATATACAGCATCAAGTGTGCCAAATTGTTTTATCAATTTAACAGCCGTTTTCTGACCGACTCCTGGAACTCCTGGAACATTATCGGAGTTATCTCCCATAAGGGCCTTCAGATCAATGACCTGTTCAGGAGTCACTTCCATTTTCTCTTCCAGGAAGCTTGGTGTATATTTTTCAACATCCGTAATCCCTTTTCTTGTAAGGCTCACCGTTGTCTTATCAGAGACTAGTTGCAGCATATCCTTATCCCCAGAGATGACCGTGATATCCCAATCTCCAGATTCAGCTTCAGCCGAAAGTGTTCCGATAATATCATCCGCTTCATACTGAGGCAGCTCATAATGCTTAATATCAAATGATTTAAGAAGATCCTTCAAAACCGGGAACTGCTCAGACAGTTCAGAAGGTGTCTTCTGGCGCCCGCCTTTATATTCGCTGTAAGTTTCATGGCGGAAAGTTGTTTTTCCAGCATCGAAGGCAACGAGCATATGTGTCGGCTTTTCTTCATCAAGAATTCGCATAAGCATTGTTGTAAAGCCATACACAGCGTTCGTGTATACACCTTTGTCATTATTCAGAAGTGGCAGGGCAAAGAATGCCCTATAAATGATACTGTTCCCGTCGATAAGGACCAATTTATTTTTCATATAAGAAATCCTCCTGTGCTTCGCATTTCGGCGTACTTTTGATCTGACTCCATTCTACCATTTTTCCTGTCCGAAATGAAAAGAACAGGCGTTTGAAAGTCCTGTTACATTATGGCTGTCTCCATGCAAAAAGAGCGCACTCGCAAGTACGCTCTTATCTTTTCCCGGGAATGTTAATTGTAAAGACAGAACCCTCCCCAGGAACGGAATGCAATTTTATATTACCTTTATGAAGTTCTACAATATGCTTGACGATCGCAAGTCCAAGACCAGTTCCTCCAGTATTGCGGCTTCGTGCTTTATCAACACGATAGAAACGTTCGAAAAGACGTGGAATTGCTTCTTCCTCAATACCGATTCCTGTATCCTCCACCTGCATGATAAGTTCGGAATCCACTTGTACTCGCAGCTTCACATCTCCGCCTTCAGGTGTGTAATTGATCGCATTGTCAAGGAGATTGATCATTACCTGTTTAATACGCTCTCTATCAAATACAGCCTCAGCCTCTTCTTCAACCTCTACTGTGAGACGAATCTCCTTTTTCTCAGCTTTATGCCGAATCAGCGGTTCTATTTCTTGAACTAGCGCCGCCAGTTTGACCTTTTCCGCAGAAATTTTAAACCCGTCATTTTCAAGGCGTGATAGAGTCAGAAGGTCATCAATGAGGAACTGCAAGCGGTTGCTTTCATCATATATGATTTTAAGGAACTCCTGAAGCGCCTCCGGATCGTCCATTGCACCGTCAAGAAGTGTCTCGGCAAATCCCTTAATGGATGTCATCGGCGTCTTCAGTTCATGTGAAACGTTGGCAACAAAATCTTTGCGCATGACTTCAAGTTTCTTCAACTCACTAATATCATAAAGGACAAGTACTGCGCCTCTCAATTGTGTCCTTTCATTGAAAATCGGCACACCGACAATTTCAAGGAAAACCTCCTTGAGCAAATCTTTCCGGATGACAAACTGGGATTTAATATTCGATTCATAGAGAAACGTTTCTTGCACGAGCGTATGTATTTTCTCATTATTGATTACATCATAATACAGGTGACCATGATATGCCTTTGTCTGCTTTCCAAAAGTGTCAGTGAATTTGCGATTCACATAATGGATATAGCCTTTTTCATCAATGAGAACCAATCCGATTTCTACATTATCAACGATAGTCGCAAGCTGTTCCTTCTGCATCTGCTCATGTATGGAAAGCTGACTCAGATTCCTGGCAAGAGAATTGATTTTATCATTAAGGTCGCTCATTTGTCCTGAGGCCGGCTGATGAATTCTTGCGCGGAAATCCCCTTTGACGAGTCTGTCTACTGTTTCAATCGTCTTATCAAGCGGCTTGATGTAACGTTCCGACATGTGCAGGAGGATGATGATGAGAACGATGAGTTGGATAGCAATGACCGGAATCAGCATATAAATATCCGCATCGGCTCGCCAAAGCAAAACACCTACTGTGATTGTCAGTAAAAGAAGGCCAAGAACATAATTGCGGAGCGGCCTTTCAAAAACGGCTTTCATGCGATCGGTTCTTCGATCTTGTAGCCAAGACCGCGAATTGTTTTAATATAGTCAGGACGTCTCGTATTCGTCTCAATCTTGTCACGCAGGTGGCTAATATGGACATCGACAATCCTTGTATCTCCTACGAAATCATAATTCCATACTGCGAGCAGCAGCTGATCGCGTGTAAGTACCTTTCCTTTATGCTGCGCAAGGTAGAAAAGCAGCTCGAATTCCTTACGAGTGAATGCCAGGATTTTTCCATTTAGTTCAGCTTCATAGCGTTCAGGATAAATATACAAGTCGCCAACCTGAATCTGCCCATCTGCCCGTGCCGGTCTGTTCACTCGACGCAAGATTGCCTTTATGCGAGCTACGACTTCTTTCGGACTGAACGGCTTCGTCAAATAGTCGTCGGCACCAAGTTCAAGTCCGAGGATCTTGTCCAGTTCTTCTCCCTTTGCTGTTAGCATAAGAATCGGTGTTTCTATTCTGTTCTGACGCAATGTCTTGCAAACTTCCATTCCATCAAGCTCCGGCAACATGAGATCTAGAACAATTAGGTCATAATTGCCAACGAGCGCCTTTTCTACCGCAATCTTGCCATCATTCGCCGTGTCTGTATGAAAACCGGCTTTCTCTAGATTGAATTTCAGCAATGTTACGATTGATGCTTCATCATCCACGATCAGGATCTTCTCATTCATGACTGAAACCTCATTTCTATCATTTTTTACAATTCCTATGCATTCATCATACATGTAAAACATTATTAATAGAATAGTCTGGCTCCATGTTAAAAAAAATTAACAGAACGTCTGAACGGAATCCTTTAAAAATACATTGCCAACACGTCCGCTACAAAAGTATAACCAATATAAAAGAGACAGCGGAGCCGCTGTCTCTTCTTTAATGAATCATATTCAATACTTTGCTTACAGAATCAGCTGATTTATCGAGTGCAGCTTTCTCATCGTCTGTCAGGTCCAGCTCAATAATCTTCTCTATGCCATTGCCTCCCAAGATAACCGGTATTCCTAGATAGAGATCGCTGTAACCATATTCACCATCCAGATAAGCGATTGCTGGCAAAACGCGACGCTGGTCTTTTAGAATGGCCTCTACCATGACAGTAAGAGCCGCTCCTGGGGCATAATAAGCACTCCCGCTCCCAAGCAGACTGACAATCTCACCGCCGCCTTTGCGTGTACGCTCGACAATCGTATCGAGCCGCTCCTTCGAGATTAGCTTCTCGACCGGAATGCCTCCGACAGACGAGTAGCGAATGAGCGGAACCATTTCATCGCCGTGGCCTCCAAGTACAAATCCTGTTACATCCTTAACTGAAACATTGAGTTCCTGTGCAATAAATGTCCGGAACCGTCCAGTATCAAGAATGCCGGATTGGCCAATAACCCGTTCTTTTGGAAAACCGGTTTCCTTGTAAATCGTGTAGGTCATGGCATCAACAGGGTTTGACAAAACAATGATAATTGCATCGGGTGCATGCTTCTTGATCTCTCCTGCAACTGATTTCATGATATCCGCATTTGTGCTGACAAGGTCATCACGGCTCATGCCAGGTTTACGGGCAATACCTGCTGTGACAATGACAATGTCCGAGTCTGCTGTCTCAGCATAATCAGCTGTGCCGATAATCCGGGTATCAAATCCCTGAATTGGACTTGCCTCAAGCATATCGAGCGCTTTTCCTTTTGCAGGACCTTCCATATCGGGAATATCGACGATCACGACATCGCCGAGTTCCTTCTGGGCAATCATGAGTGCAGCTGTCGCTCCGGTAAAACCCGAACCGATAACAGAAATCTTTCTTCTCCTCAAGCTCACATGCTCCCTCCTCAGATTAAGCCAAGTTTTTGATCAATTCATCCGCAAATTCAGAAGTACCAACTTCTGTAGCATCATCCATAAGATCCGCAAAGTCGAATGTTACAACCTTAGACGCAATTGTCTTCACGATTGATTGAGTGATCAAATCTGCTGCTTCATTCCAGCCAAGGTGTTCAAGCAATAGGACACCTGAAAGAATAACAGATGAAGGATTTACTTTGTTCAAGCCAGCGAACTTCGGCGCAGTACCATGTGTCGCTTCAAAGATCGCGTG is a window from the Aciduricibacillus chroicocephali genome containing:
- a CDS encoding replication initiation and membrane attachment family protein, translated to MNFVGKLLPGEGYQVCIIEEAPVNYSFSLSHLYQPLSGIEAVALYRTLLDETVFPSAAPKTHHHLMNYLNLPLDQIYEARLKLEALGLLRTFEGESSGVRIFHYELLPPLAPAAFFKEAALAGMLLQQLGEHKFSHLETLVMPKRQRTEQDTEVTATFDEVFGKKISGYTPVNGSKQEKVERGPRTSKDIVDFNWLAQSLKQQMLPYSKILSEGNRRVISQMASLHGLHVIELEKAIYWALTEENEIDQKKFSEACLDLADENARQGERAKPVPEQLPANSAAKEATKIEGRKGTLLYKFETMTPRELLEDFSNGNSASRQDLRMISDIMIAQGLEAPVMNVLIHYTLLQKDMKLPKAYLEKIASNWSRAKLKTAKEAIEYAKKAMNPPQEKKSGSKNYYSRNVKKEVVPDWIRKKASGDDIQQSSSPKDEQQNQAEIANVLNQLIQKN
- the pnpS gene encoding two-component system histidine kinase PnpS is translated as MKAVFERPLRNYVLGLLLLTITVGVLLWRADADIYMLIPVIAIQLIVLIIILLHMSERYIKPLDKTIETVDRLVKGDFRARIHQPASGQMSDLNDKINSLARNLSQLSIHEQMQKEQLATIVDNVEIGLVLIDEKGYIHYVNRKFTDTFGKQTKAYHGHLYYDVINNEKIHTLVQETFLYESNIKSQFVIRKDLLKEVFLEIVGVPIFNERTQLRGAVLVLYDISELKKLEVMRKDFVANVSHELKTPMTSIKGFAETLLDGAMDDPEALQEFLKIIYDESNRLQFLIDDLLTLSRLENDGFKISAEKVKLAALVQEIEPLIRHKAEKKEIRLTVEVEEEAEAVFDRERIKQVMINLLDNAINYTPEGGDVKLRVQVDSELIMQVEDTGIGIEEEAIPRLFERFYRVDKARSRNTGGTGLGLAIVKHIVELHKGNIKLHSVPGEGSVFTINIPGKR
- a CDS encoding response regulator transcription factor, which produces MNEKILIVDDEASIVTLLKFNLEKAGFHTDTANDGKIAVEKALVGNYDLIVLDLMLPELDGMEVCKTLRQNRIETPILMLTAKGEELDKILGLELGADDYLTKPFSPKEVVARIKAILRRVNRPARADGQIQVGDLYIYPERYEAELNGKILAFTRKEFELLFYLAQHKGKVLTRDQLLLAVWNYDFVGDTRIVDVHISHLRDKIETNTRRPDYIKTIRGLGYKIEEPIA
- the mutM gene encoding DNA-formamidopyrimidine glycosylase, which gives rise to MPELPEVETIRQTLKRFVLGKQIEDVQIDWPNIIKHPRDPELFRKQIVGQTVRDIGRKGKYLLFELDDDILVSHLRMEGKYTVVPSEESVKKHTHIVFKFTNGEELRYNDVRKFGTMHLWPKGEEFINEPLKKLGPDPFDDDFTLDYFWQKLKRTDRYIKPVLLDQTIVTGLGNIYVDETLHKAGVHPLRRAGKITKKQAAIIREKAIETLEEAVAMGGTTIRSYVNSQGDMGMFQQELYVYGQENEPCKTCGTPIEKSKVGGRGTHVCPKCQKK
- the mdh gene encoding malate dehydrogenase, translated to MSLRRRKISVIGSGFTGATAALMIAQKELGDVVIVDIPDMEGPAKGKALDMLEASPIQGFDTRIIGTADYAETADSDIVIVTAGIARKPGMSRDDLVSTNADIMKSVAGEIKKHAPDAIIIVLSNPVDAMTYTIYKETGFPKERVIGQSGILDTGRFRTFIAQELNVSVKDVTGFVLGGHGDEMVPLIRYSSVGGIPVEKLISKERLDTIVERTRKGGGEIVSLLGSGSAYYAPGAALTVMVEAILKDQRRVLPAIAYLDGEYGYSDLYLGIPVILGGNGIEKIIELDLTDDEKAALDKSADSVSKVLNMIH
- the nrdR gene encoding transcriptional regulator NrdR produces the protein MKCSNCGHKSTKVLDSRPIEEGQTIRRRRECERCGFRFTTFERVEEMPLIVVKKDGNRQAFSRDKLVRGLIKACEKRPVPIDAIEGLALEVEKELRSRGQAEVQSQMVGEAVMDRLSDIDEVAYVRFASVYRQFKDISVFLDELKEIANSNKQNRNVQDED
- a CDS encoding glyceraldehyde-3-phosphate dehydrogenase, which produces MSKTRVAINGFGRIGRMVFRQIIKDDAFDVVAINASYPAETLAHLIKYDSVHGIFDGEVKAVEDGIEVDGKKVVQTNSREPEKLPWKDLGVELVIEATGKFNSQDGAMKHVEAGAKKVVLTAPGKNVDRTIVMGVNDDTLEAGDTVISNASCTTNCLAPVVKVLDDNFKIKNGLMTTVHAFTNDQKNLDNPHKDLRRARGCTQSIIPTSTGAAKALGLVLPHLNGKLHGLALRVPTPDVSLVDLVVDVEENVTAEQVNEAFKKVAESELKGIVRYTEEPLVSIDFTTTTHSAIVDGLSTIVMEDNKVKVLAWYDNEWGYSARVVDLAKHVAKQLNA
- the coaE gene encoding dephospho-CoA kinase (Dephospho-CoA kinase (CoaE) performs the final step in coenzyme A biosynthesis.); this translates as MTCVIGLTGSIASGKSTVSLMFDDFGIPVIDADKLSREVVKPGQPALAEIVRVFGEKMLLEDGTLDRKRLGKVVFSNEEKRKQLNDIVHPEVRRLMTSRRDAYVKRGEKAVVLDIPLLFESNLQAYVDKIIVVYADHETQLRRLMERDGYTEREAESRIRVQMPVKEKAELADAVINNNGSKHETYEQLQLILQNWGILHGS
- the polA gene encoding DNA polymerase I, whose product is MKNKLVLIDGNSIIYRAFFALPLLNNDKGVYTNAVYGFTTMLMRILDEEKPTHMLVAFDAGKTTFRHETYSEYKGGRQKTPSELSEQFPVLKDLLKSFDIKHYELPQYEADDIIGTLSAEAESGDWDITVISGDKDMLQLVSDKTTVSLTRKGITDVEKYTPSFLEEKMEVTPEQVIDLKALMGDNSDNVPGVPGVGQKTAVKLIKQFGTLDAVYESLDEVSGKKLKENLENHKEDAFMSRELVTIKRDSPIEIGLEDAVYQGYDPKKLAEAFKDLGFNSLLNKVQGADELEPEELEELADIEFKTMTEIETGLFSDRSALIVELLGDNYHKEPIQGIAVADEKGAYMLPADSALSSDGFKQWAENPDKKKIVFDAKKTKVALLNHGIDLQGIEFDMLLAAYVLDPAENHIDIPVIAHRFGIKDVRTDEEVYGKGAKLRIPEADIFHEHLVRKANALAKLEPQIAEKLEENEQLDLLQDLELPLALILGEMEHDGVRVDTGRLKAMGEDLKERISQLEQEVYELAGEEFNLNSPKQLGPILFEKLGLPVIKKTKTGYSTAADVLEQLEQAHPIIPKLLMYRQLGKLQSTYIEGLLKVVDKDTCKIHTRFNQALTQTGRLSSIDPNLQNIPVRLEEGRKIREAFVPSKEGWIMFAADYSQIELRVLAHIANDEKLIKAFQDDLDIHTQTAAEVFHVSQDEVTSNMRRQAKAVNFGIVYGISDYGLSQSLGITRKEAKQFIDRYLASYPGVQNYMTESIQEAKHKGYVTTLMKRRRYLPDITSRNFNKRSFAERTAMNTPIQGSAADIIKQAMIDLHARLKEEKLQARMLLQVHDELILEAPEEELEILKKIVPETMEHTVELAVPLRADSAYGNSWFDAK